Genomic window (Waddliaceae bacterium):
TCGAAAAAGGTGCCGATGTTAGCGCCAAGAGTATATATAAAGACCTGCCTATCATGCTCTTTAGCAGCCCGACAACCAACAGGACTAAGTGCTTGCCGTTTATAACGCTACACCATCAGCAGCTTAAAGGAGAGGCCCCATTTTATACTATAGCGCCTTGTAGTGACGAGGATTCTAAAACCGCGGCTTTGTTGATACCATCGGCAGGGGAGCGTGAGCTAGAAGATATGGTTGATGTCGAAAAAAATACCGTGTTACACCACGCTGTGGCATGTGGCGATATAAAAACCGTAAAAAGCCTGCTTAAACAACATCCTGGTCTTTTCTGGTGTAAAAATAAGAGGGGAGAGATTCCTCTTGATGTTGCAGTAGCACAAAAAAAGACCTATCTTGTCGGAGCTGTTATAATGGCACAAGCGGGCAAAAACCTTCTGGGCTTCTCTAGCAAATATGATAGGCGCACTGGAAGAAATCCAACCTTTGCGAATCTCCTAGCCTCTCTCGATATGGTTGAGCCTTTTAGAATGCTTCACCAAAGCAATCCTTCAATAATACTTTATAAAGATAGATCTCCACGAAAGTTTTCACCACTACATGTAGCGGCGCGCGAAGGAAGCAGACGTATTGTTTCGTATTATATTAATAAGAACTTAGACACTACAACGTGCGACAGCCATGGCAATACACCACTTATACACGCAGTATTACGGAAAAAATTTAATGTTTTTAATGATCTTGTTAAAGCCGATAGAGCACGAAGATTAAGAAAAGACGATGATTGCAGTTCGGTATCGACACAGACGGCGTGGACGGATGAGAGAACGAGCCTCGACACCGAAACGAAAGAACAACTTAAAGACGCACCTCTTCATGAGATACCAAATAAAGATAGACGTACCGCTATGCATATCGCTGCAACGAAAGGCCTTGATAAATTCGTCGACGTACTTATCAAAGACGGCGCAGACCTCACACGTGAAGATAGCTATGGCGATACCCCTCTTCATCTTGCAGTGCGATATGGGCACCTATCTACTGCTGTAAAACTCGCAACAGCAGAGCCCAGAGCCATCTTCATTCCTAATCAAGAAAGAGATCTTATCCATACAGCGGCGATGTTTGGACACGATGAGATTTTCGCTTTTCTCCTAGGGGAATCAGTCATTGTTGAGTGCAAAAAGTACGATATAACCACTATCATCAACAGTGTAGAGGATTTTAAAGGTAAAAAAATCGTTAATATCAATGCTCGTGATAGCTTTAGAAGGACGCCACTTATGCTAGCAGCACAAGAAGGGAAGCTCAATATCGTGGAGACATGTAAAAAGTATGGTGCAAAGATAGATGCTTTCGACGACTCCGGAGAAAATGCTCTCCACAAGGCCGTATTTAATAGACATCTTAAAATTGTCATTGCGTTACTTGAGATGGCTAAGGAAGTGGTATATACTACGAGAAAAAGGCTTATACGAAAACCTGATGCTGATGGAGAAGGAGTGCTTTTCGAGGCGGCAAAGCTCTGGTCTCATGATCTCGACGAAGATAAAGAAAAAGAACTTGAAGATATATGTGATCTTATTCTCGAACATGGAGTATCACGTGGAGAATCACGTGGCGCACCTTTATATGACACAGACGACAGTGACGAAAAAACATTTCTTCACCTTTTGGCACACTATGGTCTCAGCGACCTAATTGAACATATATTAGATAAAAATCTGATGCTTAGAGCGAGATTTCGCGCTGGGGGACAGTCGAAAAAAATTGTAGATATAAAAAAAAGGACGCTACTTCATAGCGCCGCCGAAGGAGGCGACTATAAAACTGTTGAGCTTTTATGTGAAAGAGGCTTTAGGGCAGACGTTGAAGACATACATGGAATAACGCCGCTGATGCTTGCCGTCCGCAAAAAAAAATATGATATAGCGCGGCTGTTACGGGAACATAAAGCACGATTGAAACGTAAAGACGCTGAAGGAGAGACCGTCTTGCATGAAATTCTTAGAAGGAAGGCGCTTGATGATGAAGACCGACGGTATGCCTTGGAACTTATACATTCGAAACCCAAAATTCTCATAATGGCAGATAAGGCAAACCTCTGTGCCCTCCACGTCTTGGCAGAAAATAGCTGCGATCCGATAATGCTTGAAATCTGTCTACGACATATTCCGAATAGATTTTTAGGAGGAAGAAAATCTCATGTGCGACGAAGAGATGATGGGGAGAAAGGAAGTCTTTCAAGAATGATAAAAAAACGTTCACGACGAAGAGATCATGAAGCTGAAGAGTCAAGCAAAAGCGCGATGGAAATAGCCGGGGACCGCACTGATTTTCCTGCAGCACAGCTTTTCGAGTGTAGAATAGGGAGAAGTAGAAATAAAGACTTGGGAGTAGACATAGGAGGCCCTATAAAAACAATCGAAGATTATCGTAGGCTTGCTGCTGCAGCTCCTTTTTTTCACGGCGCCTCTTAAAACGACGCTTTTTAAATTGGGGTCAGACGTGAATTTTGTGAACCTAAAATCAGGATAGCGTTTGTGCAAAATGGTCAAGCTAGAGCATTGAGCATTTCTATTGGGTAATAAAAAAGCCTATGCAGGTATAATGGCAACAAATTTTGGAATAATAACAAAGTGAGGAATAACATGAGCGCAATGCAACAATATCGTATAAACACCACGCCCTTTTCTGTCGAATATTCTACTAATGACGATGGTACTGTGTCCTGTAGTCTTTTATATCAGAAGACTTTCAAGAGTAAACGCCCACGACTTGATCCTCCTGAGAAGCCAACTTACATTCCAAGTGCAACATATGATGTTTCTATAGAGGTTTTTGAGGCCATCGAAAGAGTTTCAGGAACTTCTGCTCTTTACCCTTCAGAGCGCTTTAAACAGTGTGATCATGATATAAGAATTATAATTTTCGAGACTATTCATAAAGTGGATGAAAAAGTAGAAGACGTTGAAAAACGAATAACGGAAGTCCTTACAAAATGTTTAGAAGGTGCAATAGGACAATACGACTCTCCTCACCCGCACCTTTTAATTAGCGTATAGGTTTTTATCTCCGAACTCCGAACCCCGAACCCCGAACTCTGAACTATGCGGCAAAGCCGCATTTCAATGATTCTAGTATATTCCTTGTACTTTAAACCTTAAGGAGTTACAATCTAAAGTCAAAAGTCGCAATCATTGACTTAACATACAAAAGGACAAAAAAATGAAAGTAACAGGTACAGTAAGAGACTCTTCTCGACAAGGAACCTTCCCCGAAACAAGGGAGATTTCCGCTTCTGAACGTCAACAATATAGAGACTCAGTGGTAGTGCTGAATAGAAAGATTATGTCAGCAGAATACATACAAGAAATTATAAGAGAAAAAGGACTGTTTTGTGGATCAAAACAAAAGCCATCTAGACTCTCTAGTTTATTTTTGACAAGGAAACGTTATCGCTCCTTTAAAAAACAAGTAAGGTTACAGTATTTATCCCAAGAGATAGAAGCGCCAGGAGTGCTAGGGGTTTATACCGTCCCTGATTTTGTAGATGTTGCCAATAAAATATTATCAAAACAACCTGATTATTATATACCAAGCACTTTTGATCTATTAATGTCCAAGATTTTAAGTGTTAGTATGGCTCTTGATTTAGATAGTCTTTCCGGGATTGAAGAAGACTTTGCAGATGTAGCGATAAAGCTGGCAAAGCATGGGCAAGCACGCACCGCAGCTGGTAATTTATCTATGTTTTATGCGCTTATTGACATGTCTGTAGCAAAAAAGAGTTCTGGGAGTTTTCGATTTTCATTTGATGATAGAAACCGGGCGGCCCGAGCTGCGATTTCTTTGGTTGATTCGAAGTTATCATATCCAGAAGGTGATAGGCTCTTTGTTATTCTTTTTGGTACGGTAAAAAAGATAGCAGATGAAGACTCTTTTGATGATGAAACGCGTAGATTGGCACGTGAAAAACTGGACGACAAAGAACTATGGAAAAAATGCGAAGAAGATTATCTCAAGTTTTTGCTCGATCTGCGCAGTGTGGAGCTCTCTGTGTAACTCCGTGATTCCTCCGCGCCCTCTGTGGTAAAATCCTGGATCGGCGTCCCTCCAATCAGTGGCTTACGAAAGCTTGAATTTGCGGTGCTGAAGCTATCTCTTGCGACAGCGCAGATTCTACGATCTTGCCGTCTTCCATAAGGTGTACTGTACAGTGAAGTTTTTCGACGAGGGCGGTGTCGTGCGAGGCGACGACAACGATATATCCTTCGGCGGCGAGCTCTTCGATGGTGGTGGCGATGGTGGCGGTAAGCGAGGGGTCTAGCGCTGATGTCGGTTCGTCCATACATATCACCCGAGGTTTCAGAGCTACAGCACGTGCTATGGCAAGGCGCTGCTTCTGTCCGCCGGAAAGCTGAGAGGGGATGCACGATGCTTTGTCGGCAAGGCCGTATTTCTCCAGAAGAGCATGGGCGATGGTGTCGGCATCATTCTTGGGGGTATGTAGTACCTTCTCAAGGGCGAGGGTTATATTCCTTAGCGCCGAAAGGTGGTCGAAGAGATGAAACTGCTGGAAGACCATTCCCACAGTATGGTCGTGGAAGGTGTCGACAGCCACGCCGTCGAGCGTTATAACGCCTGCGTCGACGCTCTCTAGGTTGCAGAGAACCCTAAGAAGTGTAGATTTCCCTGTCCCTGACCCTCCCATCATAAGAGCTATATCGCCTGGAGCGACGGACATGGTGATGTCATCGAGGACGACCTTCTTACCATATGCTTTAGAAACACCTTTAATTTGTAGCATTGATCTTTACCTTCTTTCAATTATTAAACTGACCTTACGCACTACCGATTTTTTCACCACAGAGTTTCCCATGGAGTCCTGCCGCCCCTGCAATAAAAAGTAACAAGCCCCAATTTTTTCACCACAGAGCCACAGAGTACACAGAGAGCGCCCACCGCGTAGAGCGCGCGCAGCGGACGCACAGCTGTCGCCATTGTCATTGATTGTACTTCCTTTCTTTGTTTTTCCTATAGCAAACGTAAAGATACAATCTTACTTTTACGACAACGGCGAGAGGGGGCACTGCCGTGTCCGGGTTTATTCAATGTTCAATGTTCAATTATCATTGTTCAATGAAAAAAGGGGGTCTGGGGGAATCCCCCAGCCATGTTTTTTCCTCTCTGTGTTCTCTGTGGCTCTGTGGTGAAAAATCCTATTCCTAGTCCGAAGTCCAAACTTTTTAGGGAGCTTTACCTTTGTAAGTTCTATAATTTATTGCTAACCTTTAACTTATTCTCAATAGTGAAAACCGCTACCGATAATATCGACGTCACAGCAAGATATAACAACGCCACGGCGAGCAATATGCTAAAAGCGTCGTACGTCTGGCTTCGTAATACCGACCCCTGCTTCGTAAGCTCCATAACGCCTACAATAGACGCCAAGCTAGAATCCTTGACAAGGGTGCTGAATTCATTGCCCAACGCCGGCAAAACAACACGTATCGCCTGAGGGATGACGATATACCTCAACGACTGCATCTTGCTGAAGCCTAGAGTATAGGCAGTTTCTTTTTGCCCTGGAGGCACAGAGCCAATTCCAGAACGTATTATCTGGCTGACATACGCGCTGCTGTTGAGCCCTATGGCAAGGACAGCAGACCATAAAGGAGAGATGTCGAGGCCGAACTGTGGCAGCACATAGAAGATAAAGACTATCTGTACAAGCATCGGCGTTCCGCGGATTATAGTGACATATGTCCCTACAAGAAAACCTACGAAACCATTACCCTCAGACTGAAGGACTCCCAAGGCCATTCCCAAAATCATCCCAAGAATACACGAGAACGTCGCTATCACTAACGATAACATAAGACCTTCTAAAAGATTCGGCAACGAAGAATATATCAGAGGAAAGTCAATCATCAT
Coding sequences:
- a CDS encoding amino acid ABC transporter ATP-binding protein, coding for MLQIKGVSKAYGKKVVLDDITMSVAPGDIALMMGGSGTGKSTLLRVLCNLESVDAGVITLDGVAVDTFHDHTVGMVFQQFHLFDHLSALRNITLALEKVLHTPKNDADTIAHALLEKYGLADKASCIPSQLSGGQKQRLAIARAVALKPRVICMDEPTSALDPSLTATIATTIEELAAEGYIVVVASHDTALVEKLHCTVHLMEDGKIVESALSQEIASAPQIQAFVSH
- a CDS encoding amino acid ABC transporter permease translates to MMIDFPLIYSSLPNLLEGLMLSLVIATFSCILGMILGMALGVLQSEGNGFVGFLVGTYVTIIRGTPMLVQIVFIFYVLPQFGLDISPLWSAVLAIGLNSSAYVSQIIRSGIGSVPPGQKETAYTLGFSKMQSLRYIVIPQAIRVVLPALGNEFSTLVKDSSLASIVGVMELTKQGSVLRSQTYDAFSILLAVALLYLAVTSILSVAVFTIENKLKVSNKL